The Mercurialis annua linkage group LG8, ddMerAnnu1.2, whole genome shotgun sequence genome window below encodes:
- the LOC126660406 gene encoding uncharacterized protein LOC126660406 isoform X1, producing MLSKPSSAHSTPTLLPTVPTSSILSRRNFCRFGCSADRRSRFKVVGQSLGDRWKLGDIDTKAVQERFSLWLSKTQDRFNEVTVPLVKSDHAGKPHPEGVQERFNLWLSKTQDLFNEVTTPLVKSGHAGNPDPGNAFDAPELKEIFIGEQTIDSRTPNGVLSFAAIISIEQFSRMNGLTAYKMQKIFKTLVTEPIFNDARNLVEYCCFRFLSRDSSAIHPCLKEPAFQQLIFITMLAWENPYGKEDVSEKPSLQGKLVGEEAFIRIAPAVSGLADHVTAHNLFRDLAGEEEGISLALWLTYIDELLKVHEGRRSFQIHECPNLLEEQILCIGSSRKRPVLKWENNMAWPGKVILTDRALYFESVSLLGKKESRRFDLSKNGLQVQKTKIGPFGSVLFDSAVSVSSGPGSETWVLEFVDLGSDSRRDVWHAIINEVISLHKFMSEFGPEEGDQSALEAYGAQKGKERAITSAMNSIARLQTLQFMRKLLDDPIKLVQFSYLQKAPYGDIVYQALAVNYWGGIFAKKYTEADYQPAQGARPSNGVQISNHVFDIDGSVYLQKWMRSPSWASNASDNFWKNSSIKQGVVLSKNLVVADAALVQKAALTCREKYQVVEKTQATIDAAMLKGIPSNIDLFKELMLPLTIIAKKFEKLRRWEEPHVTISFLAFSYSIIFRNLLSYVFPMALLVLAAGMLTLKGLKEQGRLGRSFGKVTIHDQPPSNTIQKIIAVKDAMRDVEDYLQSLNVALLKIRTIVLSGQPQITTEVALVLLASATTLLIVPFKYVASFLLFDLFTRELEFRKEMVQKFKTFLKERWDTVPAAPVAVLPFESDDSTLAKEKKKIDNKQLEKS from the exons atgctaTCAAAACCTTCTTCTGCTCACTCCACACCAACTCTGTTACCAACTGTTCCCACTTCTTCCATTTTGTCCCGGAGGAATTTCTGCCGGTTCGGTTGCTCCGCCGACCGCCGCTCAAGGTTTAAGGTCGTGGGTCAATCTCTCGGCGATAGATGGAAGCTCGGAGATATCGATACTA AGGCAGTGCAAGAAAGATTCAGTTTGTGGCTGTCTAAGACCCAAGATCGTTTCAATGAAGTGACTGTGCCGCTAGTAAAATCTGATCATGCTGGAAAGCCTCATCCGG AGGGAGTGCAAGAAAGATTCAATTTATGGCTGTCTAAGACCCAAGATCTTTTTAATGAGGTGACTACGCCATTAGTGAAATCTGGTCATGCTGGAAACCCTGATCCTGGTAATGCATTTGATGCTCCAGAGCTGAAGGAAATATTTATTGGAGAGCAGACGATTGATAGTAGGACGCCAAATGGTGTTCTCTCATTTGCTGCTATCATATCTATTGAGCAATTTAGCAG GATGAATGGATTGACTGCCTATAAGATGCAGAAGATATTCAAAACACTTGTTACTGAACCTATTTTTAATGATGCCCGTAATTTGGTGGAGTATTGCTGCTTCAGGTTCTTGTCGAGGGATAGCTCTGCTATTCATCCGTGCCTCAAG GAACCAGCATTCCAGCAACTAATATTCATAACTATGCTTGCATGGGAGAATCCTTATGGCAAGGAAGATGTGTCTGAAAAACCTTCTCTTCAG GGAAAGCTTGTAGGAGAAGAGGCTTTCATACGTATTGCTCCTGCTGTCTCCGGTTTGGCTGATCATGTCACGGCACATAACCTTTTCAGGGATCTCGCTGGGGAGGAAGAAGGAATATCTCTAGCCTTGTGGCTGACTTACATTGATGAACTTCTCAA AGTGCATGAAGGGCGGAGATCATTCCAGATTCATGAATGTCCTAACCTTTTGGAGGAGCAAATTTTATGCATTGGTTCCAGCAGGAAGCGTCCCgttctaaaatgggaaaataacATGGCATGGCCAGGAAAAGTTATTTTAACTGATAGAGCACTTTACTTTGAG TCGGTTAGCTTGCTCGGGAAGAAAGAATCCAGAAGATTTGATCTTAGTAAAAATGGATTGCAGGTGCAGAAAACAAAGATTGGACCTTTTGGTTCTGTACTTTTTGACTCTGCAGTATCTGTTTCATCTGGTCCCGG ATCAGAAACATGGGTACTAGAATTTGTTGACCTGGGTTCTGACTCCAGAAGAGATGTCTGGCATGCAATCATCAATGAAGTTATTTCCTTGCACAAGTTTATGAGTGAGTTTGGACCTGAAGAAGGTGATCAGTCAGCATTGGAAGCTTATGGTGCCCAGAAAGGAAAGGAAAGGGCTATTACCAGTGCAATGAATAGTATTGCTAGACTTCAGACACTTCAATTCATGCGGAAGTTGCTAGATGATCCTATCAAACTTGTTCAATTCTCATATTTGCAAAAGGCACCCTATGGTGACATTGTTTACCAAGCTCTTGCTGTGAATTACTGGGGTGGGATTTTCGCTAAAAAATATACCGAGGCAGACTATCAACCAGCACAAGGAGCAAGGCCTTCTAATGGTGTACAAATTAGTAATCATGTATTTGACATAGATGGGAGTGTGTACTTGCAGAAATGGATGAGATCTCCATCATGGGCATCCAATGCTTCTGATAACTTCTGGAAGAACTCTTCAATAAAGCAAGGAGTTGTATTAAGTAAAAATCTTGTTGTGGCTGATGCTGCTCTTGTTCAGAAGGCAGCATTGACATGCAGAGAAAAATACCAGGTGGTTGAGAAGACTCAAGCAACGATTGATGCTGCTATGCTCAAGGGAATACCAAGTAACATTGATCTTTTCAAG GAACTGATGCTTCCCCTGACTATCATTGCCAAAAAGTTTGAAAAACTGAGACGCTGGGAGGAGCCACATGTGACGATATCTTTTCTTGCATTTTCATATTCGATTATTTTCAG AAATTTGTTGTCGTATGTGTTTCCAATGGCATTGTTGGTTTTGGCTGCTGGGATGCTAACGCTAAAGGGGCTGAAAGAACAAGGTCGGTTGGGAAGATCATTCGGGAAAGTGACCATCCATGATCAACCACCTTCAAATACCATACAGAAGATTATAGCAGTAAAAGATGCCATGCGTGATGTGGAAGATTATCTCCAGAGTCTCAACGTCGCCCTTCTTAAAATACGTACGATTGTTCTTTCGGGTCAACCTCAG ATTACAACTGAGGTTGCCTTGGTGTTGTTGGCTTCTGCTACCACTCTCCTCATTGTCCCTTTCAAGTATGTTGCTTCCTTTCTTCTCTTTGATCTCTTTACGCGGGAGCTCGAGTTCCGGAAGGAAATGgtacaaaaattcaaaacatttttGAAAGAACGTTGGGACACCGTGCCTGCAGCTCCTGTAGCCGTGTTACCTTTTGAAAGTGATGATTCAACAttagcaaaagaaaagaagaaaattgataATAAACAATTGGAGAAGAGTTAG
- the LOC126660410 gene encoding probable plastid-lipid-associated protein 4, chloroplastic has product MALSSSTLNSLAILTTNPSIPSLTITSFNHFSPKPITKFHFLNLSTCKTNTNSSSDDKWRAKISFFPAFLKKKKDANVLKEELLDAIAPLDRGAEATPEDQQRVDEIARQLEAVNRTKEPLKSDLINGKWELIYTTSQSILQTSRPKFLRSKTNYQAINVDTLRAQNMESWPLFNQVTADLTPLNAKKVAVQFDTFKIGGLIPIKAPGRARGELETTYLDEELRISRGDKGNLFVLKMIDPSYRVPA; this is encoded by the exons ATGGCCTTATCTTCTTCAACACTAAACTCTCTCGCAATTCTCACTACCAACCCATCAATCCCCAGCCTCACCATCACCTCATTTAACCACTTTTCTCCCAAACCCATTACCAAATTCCATTTCTTGAACCTTTCAACCTGTAAAACTAACACTAACTCCAGCTCCGATGATAAGTGGAGAGCTAAAATTTCGTTCTTTCCTGCTttcttgaagaagaagaaagacgcCAACGTCCTTAAAGAAGAGCTTCTTGATGCCATTGCTCCTCTTGATCGTGGCGCTGAGGCCACTCCCGAAGACCAGCAGAGAGTTGACGAG ATTGCACGCCAACTTGAAGCTGTTAATCGGACAAAGGAGCCGCTGAAATCTGATTTGATCAATGGCAAATGGGAGCTTATCTACACTACTTCACAGTCTATTTTGCAAACCTCC AGACCTAAGTTCTTAAGGTCTAAAacaaactaccaagctatcAATGTGGATACACTCAGGGCACAAAATATGGAATCCTGGCCACTCTTCAACCAG GTGACTGCAGATCTAACACCCTTGAATGCGAAAAAAGTGGCTGTGCAGTTTGATACTTTCAAAATTGGAGGTCTG ATTCCAATCAAGGCACCCGGAAGAGCTCGAGGCGAGTTGGAAACTACATATTTGGATGAAGAACTA AGAATCTCCCGGGGTGACAAAGGAAATTTGTTCGTCTTGAAAATGATCGACCCCTCTTACCGTGTCCCTGCTTGA
- the LOC126660406 gene encoding uncharacterized protein LOC126660406 isoform X2: MLSKPSSAHSTPTLLPTVPTSSILSRRNFCRFGCSADRRSRFKVVGQSLGDRWKLGDIDTKAVQERFSLWLSKTQDRFNEVTVPLVKSDHAGKPHPEGVQERFNLWLSKTQDLFNEVTTPLVKSGHAGNPDPGNAFDAPELKEIFIGEQTIDSRTPNGVLSFAAIISIEQFSRMNGLTAYKMQKIFKTLVTEPIFNDARNLVEYCCFRFLSRDSSAIHPCLKEPAFQQLIFITMLAWENPYGKEDVSEKPSLQGKLVGEEAFIRIAPAVSGLADHVTAHNLFRDLAGEEEGISLALWLTYIDELLKVHEGRRSFQIHECPNLLEEQILCIGSSRKRPVLKWENNMAWPGKVILTDRALYFESVSLLGKKESRRFDLSKNGLQVQKTKIGPFGSVLFDSAVSVSSGPGSETWVLEFVDLGSDSRRDVWHAIINEVISLHKFMSEFGPEEGDQSALEAYGAQKGKERAITSAMNSIARLQTLQFMRKLLDDPIKLVQFSYLQKAPYGDIVYQALAVNYWGGIFAKKYTEADYQPAQGARPSNGVQISNHVFDIDGSVYLQKWMRSPSWASNASDNFWKNSSIKQGVVLSKNLVVADAALVQKAALTCREKYQVVEKTQATIDAAMLKGIPSNIDLFKELMLPLTIIAKKFEKLRRWEEPHVTISFLAFSYSIIFRSHKVIDY; the protein is encoded by the exons atgctaTCAAAACCTTCTTCTGCTCACTCCACACCAACTCTGTTACCAACTGTTCCCACTTCTTCCATTTTGTCCCGGAGGAATTTCTGCCGGTTCGGTTGCTCCGCCGACCGCCGCTCAAGGTTTAAGGTCGTGGGTCAATCTCTCGGCGATAGATGGAAGCTCGGAGATATCGATACTA AGGCAGTGCAAGAAAGATTCAGTTTGTGGCTGTCTAAGACCCAAGATCGTTTCAATGAAGTGACTGTGCCGCTAGTAAAATCTGATCATGCTGGAAAGCCTCATCCGG AGGGAGTGCAAGAAAGATTCAATTTATGGCTGTCTAAGACCCAAGATCTTTTTAATGAGGTGACTACGCCATTAGTGAAATCTGGTCATGCTGGAAACCCTGATCCTGGTAATGCATTTGATGCTCCAGAGCTGAAGGAAATATTTATTGGAGAGCAGACGATTGATAGTAGGACGCCAAATGGTGTTCTCTCATTTGCTGCTATCATATCTATTGAGCAATTTAGCAG GATGAATGGATTGACTGCCTATAAGATGCAGAAGATATTCAAAACACTTGTTACTGAACCTATTTTTAATGATGCCCGTAATTTGGTGGAGTATTGCTGCTTCAGGTTCTTGTCGAGGGATAGCTCTGCTATTCATCCGTGCCTCAAG GAACCAGCATTCCAGCAACTAATATTCATAACTATGCTTGCATGGGAGAATCCTTATGGCAAGGAAGATGTGTCTGAAAAACCTTCTCTTCAG GGAAAGCTTGTAGGAGAAGAGGCTTTCATACGTATTGCTCCTGCTGTCTCCGGTTTGGCTGATCATGTCACGGCACATAACCTTTTCAGGGATCTCGCTGGGGAGGAAGAAGGAATATCTCTAGCCTTGTGGCTGACTTACATTGATGAACTTCTCAA AGTGCATGAAGGGCGGAGATCATTCCAGATTCATGAATGTCCTAACCTTTTGGAGGAGCAAATTTTATGCATTGGTTCCAGCAGGAAGCGTCCCgttctaaaatgggaaaataacATGGCATGGCCAGGAAAAGTTATTTTAACTGATAGAGCACTTTACTTTGAG TCGGTTAGCTTGCTCGGGAAGAAAGAATCCAGAAGATTTGATCTTAGTAAAAATGGATTGCAGGTGCAGAAAACAAAGATTGGACCTTTTGGTTCTGTACTTTTTGACTCTGCAGTATCTGTTTCATCTGGTCCCGG ATCAGAAACATGGGTACTAGAATTTGTTGACCTGGGTTCTGACTCCAGAAGAGATGTCTGGCATGCAATCATCAATGAAGTTATTTCCTTGCACAAGTTTATGAGTGAGTTTGGACCTGAAGAAGGTGATCAGTCAGCATTGGAAGCTTATGGTGCCCAGAAAGGAAAGGAAAGGGCTATTACCAGTGCAATGAATAGTATTGCTAGACTTCAGACACTTCAATTCATGCGGAAGTTGCTAGATGATCCTATCAAACTTGTTCAATTCTCATATTTGCAAAAGGCACCCTATGGTGACATTGTTTACCAAGCTCTTGCTGTGAATTACTGGGGTGGGATTTTCGCTAAAAAATATACCGAGGCAGACTATCAACCAGCACAAGGAGCAAGGCCTTCTAATGGTGTACAAATTAGTAATCATGTATTTGACATAGATGGGAGTGTGTACTTGCAGAAATGGATGAGATCTCCATCATGGGCATCCAATGCTTCTGATAACTTCTGGAAGAACTCTTCAATAAAGCAAGGAGTTGTATTAAGTAAAAATCTTGTTGTGGCTGATGCTGCTCTTGTTCAGAAGGCAGCATTGACATGCAGAGAAAAATACCAGGTGGTTGAGAAGACTCAAGCAACGATTGATGCTGCTATGCTCAAGGGAATACCAAGTAACATTGATCTTTTCAAG GAACTGATGCTTCCCCTGACTATCATTGCCAAAAAGTTTGAAAAACTGAGACGCTGGGAGGAGCCACATGTGACGATATCTTTTCTTGCATTTTCATATTCGATTATTTTCAG GTCTCATAAAGTGATAGACTATtga
- the LOC126661546 gene encoding uncharacterized protein LOC126661546, with product MELEDSEGVNFKTKINKLVLNQSKMFNEFAAIKTFIETEFFDVKNQLVELKSLITAAARRDTVEVDARGLVSSSEETVSEHSMRVNQESIDNKGDENEQNKKVESNANDPTDIPKSDDVGDSKDHMNDHTDDSDDSGSEDKVDPNETRDREESDDSENSDDDMTDDKSERDDRAGDIKKDDERRDGSSYGNAVDERFNYAYKDREDGESSEKKVDEGNDVSKENEKVRQRSKKADSVDSRPTFNLLESSTQGTPSTFDSVEIMGLTKAVDLAEIEAGLVSNVNVVDSFFEKKVDEGINVMQKGENDIKDSEKVDLVDSRPTLNTFEASTQGTSSTFDAVEIRAIDKAERDAINKAQIDAVDKAERDAGLLGKVYEVDEGLEYDSIFDEACLNDLAYVCDRIEKQAADRIEQQAADQVAKEASAGQVAKEASELQKASLKEITVYRGSPSEQISKIASEFKIPYAKPLAFIKAKENVKCVKKLNPLDDNVDGDIQCAELQDFVDWIQCGLRPDLKKKFYLDNDNMIRPRMDFGVEHIWKKSWFYTIKCSGQFLTSSISIFYLFYYCHINVVMYYIRKKAKYKLLDGLRITTTDCLFDDRMCATYVAYTKKKKHDVSTVSERGTVADFIRGDKVLCNTHWKDVDEVLFPIHVNSQKHWILGRLVFKERCIYVYNSMQSALSRALGIEAATKYSVLIPLFLTRMNIYQMRSDIDFNSPAYQNKDFCDPFNIVSVSSLPEQQETDCGVFTLAFAEHLIHNKPIPLTLDINRYRMRLSYLLYRYGMMKNAENIVSDEEIESKKNDEKATKKGKKKVSD from the exons ATGGAGCTAGAGGATAGTGAAGGagttaattttaaaaccaaGATTAATAAATTGGTTTTGAATCAGTCGAAGATGTTCAATGAGTTTGCTGCTATCAAGACATTCATAGAGACTGAATTCTTTGATGTCAAGAATCAATTGGTTGAATTGAAAAGTCTAATCACTGCGGCTGCTCGTCGAGATACTGTCGAG GTGGATGCTCGTGGTCTTGTTTCTTCTTCAGAAGAAACTGTTAGTGAACATTCGATGAGAGTGAATCAAGAAAGCATTGATAACAAGGGTGATGAGAATGAGCAGAATAAGAAAGTGGAAAGTAATGCGAACGATCCTACTGACATACCGAAAAGCGATGACGTCGGTGATTCTAAGGATCATATGAATGACCATACTGATGACAGCGATGATAGCGGCAGTGAGGATAAGGTTGATCCGAATGAGACTCGCGATAGAGAGGAAAGTGATGATAGCGAAAATAGTGATGATGACATGACAGATGATAAGAGTGAAAGAGATGACAGAGCAGGTGATATAAAAAAGGATGATGAGAGAAGGGATGGCTCAAGCTATGGGAATGCAGTTGACGAGAGGTTCAATTATGCGTACAAAGATCGTGAGGATGGTGAAAGTTCTGAAAAGAAAGTTGATGAGGGTAATGATGTATCAAAAGAGAATGAAAAAGTTAGACAACGTAGCAAAAAG GCTGATTCTGTTGATAGTCGTCCTACTTTCAATCTTCTAGAATCAAGTACTCAAGGGACTCCTAGTACATTTGATTCAGTTGAAATAATGGGTCTTACCAAAGCTGTTGATCTTGCTGAAATAGAAGCCGGTCTTGTTTctaat gttAATGTCGTTGAttctttttttgaaaagaaagtTGATGAGGGGATTAATGTGATGCAAAAGGGTGAAAATGATATCAAAGATAGCGAAAAG gttGATTTAGTTGATAGTCGTCCTACTCTCAATACTTTTGAAGCAAGTACACAAGGGACTTCTAGTACATTTGACGCAGTTGAAATACGTGCTATCGATAAAGCTGAAAGAGACGCTATCAATAAAGCTCAAATAGACGCTGTTGATAAAGCTGAAAGAGACGCTGGTCTTCTTGGCAAg GTTTATGAAGTTGATGAGGGATTAGAGTATGATTCTATATTTGATGAAGCTTGTCTCAATGATCTTGCTTATGTTTGTGATCGTATTGAAAAACAAGCTGCTGATCGTATTGAACAACAAGCTGCTGATCAAGTTGCAAAAGAAGCTTCCGCTGGTCAAGTTGCAAAAGAAGCTTCTGag ttgcAGAAGGCGTCTTTGAAAGAAATTACTGTGTATCGAGGCAGTCCATCAGAG CAAATTTCAAAGATTGCCTCTGAGTTCAAAATTCCTTATGCAAAGCCACTAGCATTTATCAAGGCTAAAGAGAACGTAAAATGTGTGAAGAAACTGAATCCTCTTGACGACAATGTTGATGGAGATATCCAATGTGCAGAACTACAAGATTTTGTTGATTGGATTCAGTGTGGCCTGAGGCCTGATCTTAA GAAAAAGTTTTATCTAGATAATGACAACATGATTCGACCAAGAATGGATTTTGGAGTGGAACATATTTGGAAAAAATCATGGTTTTATACGATTAAGTGTAGTGGTCAATTTTTGACGTCATCTATAAGTATTTTTTACTTGTTTTATTATTGT CATATCAATGTGGTTATGTATTACATCCGCAAGAAAGCAAAGTATAAGCTGTTAGATGGTTTGCGAATTACCACAACTGACTGCCTGTTTGACGATAGAATGTGTGCAACGTATGTGGCATatacaaaaaagaagaagcatGATGTATCTACTGTCAGTGAGCGTGGTACTGTAGCTGATTTTATTCGTGGAGATAAGGTTCTTTGCAATACTCATTGGAAGGACGTGGATGAGGTTCTTTTTCCCATACACGTGAACAGTCAGAAACATTGGATTTTGGGACGTTTGGTCTTTAAAGAGAGATGCATATATGTCTATAATTCCATGCAATCAGCTTTGTCGAGGGCTCTTGGAATCGAAGCAGCCACGAAATATTCAGTTCTCATTCCTCTGTTTTTAACTCGTATGAATATTTATCAAATGAGGAGCGACATTGATTTCAACTCTCCTGCTTATCAGAATAAGGATTTTTGTGATCCTTTCAATATTGTATCTGTTTCCAGCCTTCCAGAGCAACAAGAAAC TGATTGTGGAGTGTTCACTCTCGCGTTTGCAGAGCATTTGATTCATAATAAACCTATTCCGTTGACTCTGGATATTAATCGCTATCGGATGCGTCTCTCATATCTGTTGTACCGATATGGCATGATGAAGAATGCAGAAAATATTGTTAGTGATGAAGAGATTGAATCGAAGAAGAACGATGAAAAAGCAACAAAAAAAGGGAAGAAAAAGGTGTCAGATTAG
- the LOC126661547 gene encoding uncharacterized protein LOC126661547 has translation MLLTASTQDGNGKIFPLAFAVVDSENHASWEYFFAKLLETFGRRAGLCIVSDRHDSISEAVKNIFPEASHGICAYHLLNNVKLKFGKKTNAKALRECFYGAAKSYSVQSFDYFMGQLDAINVAIRPYLEKIGVKKWARSHCKDNRFSTMTSNIAESMNAAIKAARELPVATLLEYLRFMTQKWTYTNRNAAICTMTKLTSKAENDLRDNYAISLRMKASTSVTNVHDVQDGEKTFIVKLREKNCTCGRFQIDEMPCPHTLAILSSLHLDPYQYCSKFFTKENLLAMYDGVVYPMPSQNNWDIPTEIERIEILPPIGKIPAGRPKKRRINGPAETTNPSKCGRCDQRGHNRKTCRNLPK, from the exons ATGCTATTGACAGCATCCACCCAAGATGGAAATGGTAAGATTTTTCCACTAGCATTTGCTGTTGTTGATTCTGAAAATCATGCTTCTTGGGAATACTTTTTTGCAAAATTACTGGAAACTTTTGGTCGGAGGGCTGGATTGTGTATAGTATCAGATAGGCACGATAGCATATCTGAGGCAGTCAAAAACATTTTTCCAGAAGCAAGTCATGGAATTTGTGCATACCATTTACTAAACAATGTTAAACTAAAGTTCGGAaagaaaacaaatgcaaaagcgTTGAGAGAGTGTTTCTATGGAGCTGCAAAGTCTTACTCAGTTCAGTCTTTTGACTATTTCATGGGACAACTAGATGCTATAAATGTTGCAATTCGACCCTATCTGGAAAAAATTGGGGTCAAAAAATGGGCAAGATCACATTGCAAAGACAATAGGTTCTCAACAATGACTTCAAATATAGCCGAATCTATGAATGCAGCTATCAAAGCAGCTAGGGAGTTACCAGTAGCGACACTTCTTGAATATTTGAGATTCATGACGCAAAAATGGACTTACACGAATAGAAATGCCGCAATCTGTACAATGACTAAGTTGACAAGCAAAGCAGAAAATGATCTCAGAGATAACTATGCAATTTCTTTGAGAATGAAG GCTTCAACATCAGTTACTAATGTGCATGATGTGCAAGATGGTGAAAAGACATTTATAGTGAAACTGAGAGAAAAGAACTGTACATGTGGCAGATTTCAAATTGATGAGATGCCATGTCCACATACACTTGCAATATTATCCTCACTACACCTAGATCCTTATCAATACTGCTCTAAATTCTTCACCAAAGAGAATCTGCTTGCAATGTATGATGGAGTTGTGTATCCAATGCCAAGTCAAAACAATTGGGATATACCTACTGAAATTGAAAGGATTGAAATACTTCCACCAATAGGAAAGATACCAGCTGGAAGaccaaaaaaaagaagaataaatggACCAGCGGAGACAACTAATCCAAGTAAGTGTGGAAGATGTGATCAAAGAGGACATAACCGAAAGACATGTCGAAATCTACCAAAGTAG
- the LOC126660414 gene encoding non-specific lipid-transfer protein A-like, whose product MPGEAVDCRQVNSSLATCIPFLTRADASPSASCCAGIKNIKTLAQTLADKRAACKCIKTAAAHYPNIKDDAASSLPNISRTTNCQAIN is encoded by the exons ATGCCGGGAGAAGCTGTGGACTGCAGACAAGTGAACTCGTCTCTAGCCACTTGCATTCCGTTCCTGACAAGAGCAGACGCTTCTCCTTCAGCTTCATGCTGTGCTGGGATCAAGAACATTAAGACGCTTGCTCAAACTCTAGCCGATAAGCGAGCTGCATGCAAATGTATTAAGACAGCGGCTGCTCATTACCCCAATATAAAGGACGACGCTGCCTCTTCCCTCCCCAACATCTCAAGAACCACTAACTGTCAAGC CATCAACTAA
- the LOC126660408 gene encoding probable plastid-lipid-associated protein 4, chloroplastic: protein MTCGVTGLDKTPYPQTEGILTFIKEANFTTSPPPLMATTSSGFKLRTTLHLAELFTSHPLQSNLSLNSLSLTREPNTQIEISSNSKSNEYAISDCRKWRTRVSFLQGFLSKEKDVKSLKEELFEAIAPLDRGAEASPGDQERVNEIARKLEAVNKVKEPLKSNLLNGKWELLYTTSQSILQVKRPKWLRPNGKIYQAINVDTLRAQNMETWPFFNQVTANLVPLNARKVAVKFDFFRIAGLISIASPGSGRGQLEITYLDQDLRISRGDRGNLFILQMVDPSYRVPL from the exons ATGACATGTGGCGTAACAGGACTGGATAAAACCCCTTATCCACAAACTGAAGGAATACTAACATTCATAAAAGAAGCAAATTTCACCACCAGTCCACCACCACTAATGGCCACCACTTCTTCAGGTTTTAAACTAAGAACAACACTGCACTTGGCTGAGCTCTTCACTTCTCATCCTTTACAATCTAATCTCTCATTAAATTCTTTATCTTTAACCCGAGAACCTAATACCCAAATAGAGATAAGTTCTAACAGCAAAAGCAATGAGTATGCGATTTCTGATTGTCGGAAATGGAGGACTAGAGTTTCCTTCTTACAGGGTTTCCTGTCAAAAGAAAAAGATGTTAAAAGCCTTAAAGAAGAACTCTTTGAGGCCATAGCTCCACTAGATCGAGGTGCTGAGGCTTCGCCTGGAGATCAAGAACGTGTCAATGAG ATTGCTCGTAAACTCGAGGCAGTGAATAAAGTAAAGGAGCCTCTGAAATCTAATCTGCTGAATGGAAAGTGGGAGCTTCTATATACAACATCTCAATCTATTCTTCAAGTAAAG AGGCCAAAATGGCTAAGACCAAATGGAAAAATTTACCAGGCAATCAATGTGGATACTTTAAGGGCTCAAAACATGGAAACTTGGCCATTCTTTAATCAG GTTACTGCTAATTTAGTACCTTTAAATGCAAGAAAAGTGGCTGTTAAATTTGATTTCTTCAGAATTGCTGGTCTG ATATCAATAGCATCACCTGGAAGTGGTCGCGGTCAGTTGGAAATTACATACTTGGATCAAGACTTAAG AATTTCAAGAGGTGACAGAGGAAACTTGTTCATTTTACAAATGGTGGATCCATCTTACAGAGTCCCTCTGTAA